One window of the Archangium primigenium genome contains the following:
- a CDS encoding POTRA domain-containing protein: MVSPRPPPRRRPAAASWSPAHLRLVLRWVLVCALWLGTGPAAAQELPREDAPTVASVELHLPEGVDAKGLADLVAVRTGQPLSARAVRRSVERLWASERFADIVVRSVPESGGVRVVFELTPIQVVRKVEVEGNVILRDDTLLEVLRAEGLVVGQRLDEDALGAAVTALSRAYGRQGYNEASIQLTRESAPGGVALVFTVFEGRPTQVAAVSVTGSPGLALPELLDTLGLRVGGVLDRGGLDAGLVRLQALLRERGFWLATVGQPLLEEEGGAATVVVPVSAGPHYRVRFHGNHHFSDTLLSRVLQHDVSEPLEELAVARMTRQLESFYRYRGFHGVHVEVREVDRPDGEARVLAFDIEEGRPLRMRRVHFRGNTVFSPETLRELLAERVRLNTPQPSSPPRLSGVAEMGPVGARGGPPEWLSEPATVFVEEAYRDAAETMTEAYRERGYLEAEVRFVRVAVDLTTGTAEAWFDVREGAQLLVAGVQLEGGPAGFDGRRFVEVRTGDALNPDTVELARRALVTQLNREGYLFARVEAEPRRADTGVELLFRMEPGPQVRLGRLLVRGTQRTYEEVVRDTVRLREDEVLSPEKLFDSQRRLVLLNIFRQVTVRLDKPDVPEASKDVVVEVRERPRWEGEIAGGYFLSEGPRVVLDAARTNVDGRGLNLSGRLKLNYVGLSAQGIQAASALRVTCATLPDECPRLGAYDWLSAFGGRAVLSAAQPRLHGLLPLDVGARLDLIAERVQRPSYLSSRIAAVTGLDWSIIRWLNFALQYELEGNLLQSGSRPPATLDRADQERLRFPYGFFILHSLRSSLAMDLRDNPGNPHKGLLVSTSAEWMRDLRSYETTASGEPLTALPINGVKLSGNVSVYAPLSSRAVLAVSLRAGTIVPLVTDARVIGSKRFFLGGSNSLRGFREDGILGEDRRTELRRQVGYCRSLVHPAACSAELLTLLGGQPPISEGGELFTLAKTELRFPVRPSFDLGLFLEAGNLWLDRTKYQALALRYSMGVGFRYITPVGPLAFDVGVNLDPDETLNESVGQLHFSIGAF; encoded by the coding sequence TTGGTCTCGCCCCGCCCACCCCCTCGCCGCCGGCCCGCCGCCGCCTCCTGGAGTCCCGCCCACCTGCGGCTCGTCCTCCGGTGGGTGCTCGTGTGCGCGCTGTGGCTCGGGACAGGGCCCGCGGCGGCGCAGGAGCTTCCGCGGGAGGACGCCCCCACGGTGGCGTCGGTGGAGCTGCACCTGCCGGAGGGCGTGGACGCCAAGGGGCTCGCGGACCTGGTGGCGGTGCGCACGGGCCAGCCCCTGTCGGCGCGCGCGGTGCGCCGCTCGGTCGAGCGCCTGTGGGCCAGCGAGCGCTTCGCCGACATCGTGGTGCGCTCGGTGCCCGAGTCCGGCGGGGTGCGCGTGGTGTTCGAGCTCACGCCCATCCAGGTCGTGCGCAAGGTGGAGGTGGAGGGCAACGTCATCCTCCGGGATGACACGCTGCTCGAGGTGCTCCGCGCCGAGGGGCTCGTCGTGGGCCAGCGGCTCGACGAGGACGCGCTGGGCGCGGCCGTGACCGCCCTGTCCCGCGCCTACGGACGGCAGGGCTACAACGAGGCGAGCATCCAGCTCACGCGCGAGTCCGCGCCGGGCGGCGTGGCGCTCGTCTTCACCGTCTTCGAGGGCCGGCCCACCCAGGTGGCCGCCGTGTCGGTGACGGGCAGTCCAGGGCTCGCGCTTCCCGAGCTGCTCGACACCCTGGGCCTGCGGGTGGGCGGGGTGCTGGACCGCGGCGGTCTGGACGCGGGCCTCGTGCGCCTGCAGGCGCTGCTGCGCGAGCGGGGCTTCTGGCTCGCCACCGTGGGCCAGCCGCTGCTCGAGGAGGAGGGTGGGGCGGCGACGGTGGTGGTGCCCGTGTCCGCCGGGCCCCACTACCGTGTCCGTTTTCATGGGAACCACCACTTTTCGGACACGTTGCTCTCGCGCGTGCTCCAGCACGACGTCTCCGAGCCCCTGGAGGAGCTCGCGGTGGCGCGCATGACGCGGCAGCTCGAGTCCTTCTACCGCTACCGGGGTTTTCACGGCGTGCACGTGGAGGTGCGCGAGGTGGACCGGCCCGATGGGGAGGCGCGCGTGCTCGCCTTCGACATCGAGGAGGGCCGGCCGTTGCGCATGCGCCGGGTGCACTTCCGGGGCAACACCGTCTTCTCCCCGGAGACGCTGCGCGAGCTGCTCGCCGAGCGCGTGCGGCTCAACACGCCCCAGCCCTCCTCGCCGCCGCGCTTGAGCGGGGTGGCGGAGATGGGCCCGGTCGGCGCGCGCGGTGGACCGCCCGAGTGGTTGAGCGAGCCGGCCACGGTCTTCGTCGAGGAGGCCTACCGGGATGCCGCCGAGACGATGACGGAGGCCTACCGGGAGCGGGGCTACCTGGAGGCCGAGGTGCGCTTCGTCCGGGTGGCGGTGGACCTGACGACGGGAACGGCCGAGGCCTGGTTCGACGTGCGCGAGGGCGCGCAGCTGCTCGTGGCGGGCGTGCAGCTGGAGGGTGGCCCGGCGGGCTTCGACGGCCGGCGCTTCGTGGAGGTGCGCACCGGGGATGCCCTGAACCCGGACACGGTGGAGCTCGCCCGGCGCGCGCTCGTCACGCAGCTCAACCGCGAGGGCTACCTCTTCGCCCGCGTGGAGGCGGAGCCCCGTCGGGCCGACACGGGCGTGGAGCTGCTGTTCCGCATGGAGCCCGGCCCCCAGGTGCGGCTGGGTCGGCTGCTCGTGCGGGGCACCCAGCGCACCTACGAGGAGGTGGTTCGCGACACGGTGCGCCTGCGCGAGGACGAGGTGCTGTCGCCGGAGAAGCTCTTCGACAGCCAGCGTCGGCTCGTGCTGCTCAACATCTTCCGGCAGGTGACGGTGCGGCTGGACAAGCCGGACGTGCCCGAGGCGAGCAAGGACGTGGTGGTGGAGGTGCGCGAGCGGCCCCGGTGGGAGGGGGAGATCGCGGGCGGCTACTTCCTGTCGGAAGGTCCCCGCGTGGTGCTGGACGCGGCGCGCACCAACGTGGATGGACGTGGGCTCAACCTGTCGGGCCGGCTGAAGCTCAACTACGTGGGGCTGAGCGCCCAGGGCATCCAGGCGGCCTCGGCCCTCCGCGTGACGTGCGCCACGCTCCCGGACGAGTGCCCGCGCCTGGGCGCCTACGATTGGCTGAGCGCCTTCGGTGGCCGGGCCGTGCTGTCGGCGGCGCAGCCCCGGCTCCACGGCCTGCTGCCCCTGGACGTGGGCGCGCGCCTGGACCTCATCGCCGAGCGCGTGCAGCGGCCGTCCTACCTGTCCTCGCGAATCGCCGCCGTGACGGGCCTGGACTGGTCCATCATCCGCTGGCTGAACTTCGCCCTCCAGTACGAGCTGGAGGGCAACCTGCTGCAGTCCGGCAGCCGCCCTCCCGCCACGCTGGACCGGGCGGACCAGGAGCGCCTGCGCTTCCCGTACGGCTTCTTCATCCTGCACTCCCTGCGCTCGTCGCTGGCGATGGACCTGCGCGACAACCCGGGCAATCCCCACAAGGGGCTCCTCGTGTCCACCAGCGCCGAGTGGATGCGGGACCTGCGCTCCTACGAGACCACGGCCAGCGGCGAGCCGCTGACGGCGCTGCCCATCAACGGCGTGAAGCTGTCGGGCAACGTGAGTGTGTACGCGCCCCTGTCCTCGCGCGCCGTGCTGGCCGTGTCCCTCCGGGCCGGCACCATCGTGCCCCTGGTGACCGACGCGCGCGTCATCGGCTCCAAGCGCTTCTTCCTCGGCGGCTCCAACAGCCTGCGCGGCTTTCGCGAGGACGGCATCCTCGGTGAGGACCGGCGCACGGAGCTGCGCCGACAGGTGGGCTACTGCCGCTCGCTCGTCCACCCCGCGGCGTGCAGCGCCGAGCTGCTGACCCTGCTCGGCGGCCAGCCCCCCATCAGCGAGGGCGGTGAGCTGTTCACCCTGGCCAAGACCGAGCTGCGCTTCCCGGTGCGGCCCTCGTTCGACCTGGGCCTGTTCCTGGAGGCGGGCAACCTGTGGTTGGACCGCACGAAGTACCAGGCCCTGGCGCTGCGCTACTCCATGGGCGTGGGCTTTCGCTACATCACCCCCGTGGGACCGCTCGCCTTCGACGTGGGCGTCAACCTGGACCCCGACGAGACGCTCAACGAGTCCGTGGGCCAGCTGCACTTCAGCATCGGCGCCTTCTAG
- a CDS encoding 1-acyl-sn-glycerol-3-phosphate acyltransferase: MFYSFVRTVVALLLRLFYRVKVHSPQAEPEGPVIFVGNHPNGLIDPALVFMLTRRHVTFLAKEPLFRLPVIGWLLKGLGALPVYRKQDDPSQMGRNEGTLDAARGALVAGRAITLFPEGKSHSEPSLAELKTGAARIALGAARQGAAVRIVPVGLTYADKHLFRSEVLIEMGTPIEVRDFLPADDAGESAAVRALTERIAGALRGVTLNLEQWEDLPLLQLAEGLYALRQKQATDPERLRYWARGLQLFRAEQPERFAKMRGDFMSFYWRLSLVRADPTDLSLEYRPVPVARFVVKNLLLLAVGLPLFMLGLVLFYVPYLVPRWASRRAELDVQATVKFLTAWVVSWGWWAALTAVAWWTGGTGAGVVALVGVPLLGLLTLYLSERWAVVWHDVAVFFSLGSRAKLKERLVEEGSALSDAVEGLAGEYRPRLDGTGAPVDVVAGR, translated from the coding sequence GTGTTCTACAGCTTCGTACGGACGGTGGTGGCGCTGTTGCTGCGGCTCTTCTACCGGGTGAAGGTCCATTCGCCCCAGGCCGAGCCCGAGGGGCCGGTCATCTTCGTGGGCAACCACCCCAATGGGCTCATCGATCCCGCGCTCGTGTTCATGCTCACGCGCCGGCACGTGACGTTCCTCGCCAAGGAGCCGCTCTTCCGGCTGCCCGTCATCGGCTGGCTGCTCAAGGGCCTGGGCGCGCTGCCCGTGTACCGCAAGCAGGACGACCCCTCGCAGATGGGGCGCAACGAGGGCACGCTGGACGCGGCGCGGGGCGCGCTCGTGGCGGGCCGGGCCATCACCCTGTTTCCCGAGGGCAAGAGCCACTCGGAACCCTCGCTCGCGGAGCTGAAGACGGGCGCGGCGCGCATCGCGCTCGGGGCGGCGCGGCAGGGGGCGGCGGTGCGCATCGTGCCCGTGGGCCTCACCTACGCGGACAAGCACCTGTTTCGCAGCGAGGTGCTCATCGAGATGGGCACGCCCATCGAGGTGCGCGACTTCCTGCCCGCCGACGACGCGGGCGAGTCCGCCGCCGTGCGCGCGCTCACCGAGCGCATCGCCGGGGCCCTGCGCGGGGTGACGCTCAACCTGGAGCAGTGGGAGGACCTGCCGCTGCTCCAGCTCGCCGAGGGCCTCTACGCCCTGCGGCAGAAGCAGGCGACGGATCCCGAGCGGCTGCGCTACTGGGCGCGGGGCCTGCAACTCTTCCGCGCCGAGCAGCCCGAGCGCTTCGCGAAGATGCGCGGCGACTTCATGTCCTTCTACTGGCGGCTGTCGCTGGTGCGCGCGGACCCCACGGACCTGTCCCTGGAGTACCGCCCGGTGCCCGTGGCGCGCTTCGTGGTGAAGAACCTGCTCCTGCTCGCCGTGGGCCTGCCCCTGTTCATGCTGGGCCTCGTGCTCTTCTACGTGCCCTACCTCGTGCCGCGCTGGGCGAGCCGCCGCGCCGAGCTGGACGTGCAGGCGACGGTGAAGTTCCTCACCGCGTGGGTGGTGTCCTGGGGCTGGTGGGCGGCGCTCACGGCGGTCGCCTGGTGGACGGGCGGGACCGGGGCGGGGGTCGTGGCCCTGGTGGGCGTGCCCCTGCTCGGCCTGCTCACGCTCTACCTGTCCGAGCGCTGGGCCGTGGTGTGGCACGACGTGGCCGTGTTCTTCTCCCTGGGCAGCCGGGCCAAGCTCAAGGAGCGGCTGGTGGAGGAGGGCAGCGCCCTGTCGGACGCCGTGGAGGGGCTCGCGGGCGAGTACCGGCCGCGGCTGGACGGGACCGGGGCTCCGGTCGACGTGGTCGCGGGTCGCTAG
- a CDS encoding arylamine N-acetyltransferase family protein, with the protein MERELYLERMRYRGSLQPTLEALRSLHVRHLETIPFENLALFLDEAPLALEEDVLFDRLVRGHRGGMRHALNALFAALLRSLGFQVSYLSARVAPEDSTRAPSGFEHLVLEVALEERWLVDVGFGASFDEPLPLVPGRWPSAGRMFRLDVHGEEWSLTRESPGGVGRLLYVFSRTPRRLEDFAERFRALQTAPDSPLRAESLCTRKTPRGRVTLRGNRLILSEDGHRVERRLAATEARDQLLWSHFGIPLPEGA; encoded by the coding sequence ATGGAGCGGGAACTCTATCTCGAGCGCATGCGCTACCGCGGCTCCCTCCAGCCCACGCTGGAGGCCCTGCGCTCGCTGCACGTGCGCCACCTGGAGACCATCCCCTTCGAGAACCTGGCGCTCTTCCTCGACGAGGCGCCGCTCGCGCTCGAGGAGGACGTGCTGTTCGACCGGCTCGTGCGGGGCCACCGGGGCGGCATGCGCCACGCGCTCAACGCCCTGTTCGCCGCGCTCCTGCGCTCGCTGGGCTTCCAGGTGTCGTACCTGTCCGCGCGCGTCGCCCCCGAGGACTCCACCCGCGCCCCGTCCGGCTTCGAGCACCTCGTGTTGGAGGTGGCCCTGGAGGAGCGCTGGCTCGTGGACGTGGGCTTCGGCGCCTCGTTCGATGAGCCCCTGCCGCTCGTGCCCGGGCGCTGGCCCTCGGCGGGGCGGATGTTCCGCCTGGACGTCCACGGCGAGGAGTGGAGCCTGACGCGGGAGTCCCCGGGCGGCGTGGGTCGGCTGCTCTACGTGTTCTCGCGCACGCCCCGGCGCCTGGAGGACTTCGCCGAGCGCTTCCGGGCGCTGCAGACCGCGCCCGACTCGCCCCTGCGCGCGGAGTCCCTGTGCACGCGCAAGACGCCGCGGGGCCGGGTGACGCTGCGGGGCAACCGGCTCATCCTCTCCGAGGACGGCCACCGCGTGGAGCGCAGGCTCGCGGCCACGGAGGCGCGCGACCAGCTCCTCTGGTCCCACTTCGGCATCCCACTGCCCGAGGGCGCCTAA
- a CDS encoding DUF3050 domain-containing protein, with protein sequence MLPAATLRPPLHRLLDATAHARQGLVAHPLYARLGELPALRSFMGAHVFAVWDFMSLLKTLQRRLTCVDVPWMPPADIACARWINEIVLGEETDEVRPGEYRSHFELYLEAMRETGADTGPVLGMLERLRAGAPLDTALGHAPKPARAFVKHTLALTHASTHEVAAAFLLGREQLLPAVFEHMLTAVRPLGAPCEALSLYLERHILLDGGEHGTHAASLLERLCGDDARKWSEAEAAALSALDARRALWDGVLAG encoded by the coding sequence ATGCTCCCCGCCGCGACCCTCCGCCCCCCGCTGCACCGCCTGCTGGACGCCACCGCCCACGCCCGCCAGGGGCTCGTCGCGCATCCCCTCTACGCGCGGCTGGGCGAGCTGCCCGCCTTGCGGAGCTTCATGGGCGCCCATGTGTTCGCGGTGTGGGACTTCATGAGCCTGCTCAAGACGCTCCAGCGGCGGCTCACGTGCGTGGACGTGCCGTGGATGCCGCCCGCGGACATCGCCTGCGCGCGGTGGATCAACGAGATCGTCCTGGGCGAGGAGACGGACGAGGTGCGGCCGGGCGAGTACAGGAGCCACTTCGAGCTGTACCTGGAGGCCATGCGCGAGACGGGCGCGGACACCGGGCCCGTGCTCGGCATGCTGGAGAGGCTGCGCGCCGGGGCCCCGCTCGACACGGCGCTCGGCCACGCGCCCAAGCCCGCGCGCGCCTTCGTGAAACACACGCTCGCGCTCACCCACGCGAGCACCCACGAGGTGGCCGCCGCCTTCCTGCTCGGCCGGGAGCAGTTGTTGCCCGCGGTGTTCGAGCACATGCTCACGGCCGTGCGGCCCCTGGGCGCGCCGTGCGAGGCCCTGAGCCTGTACCTGGAGCGCCACATCCTCCTGGACGGCGGCGAGCACGGCACCCACGCGGCGTCACTGCTCGAGCGGCTGTGTGGGGACGACGCGCGCAAGTGGAGCGAAGCGGAGGCCGCGGCCCTGTCCGCGCTCGACGCGCGCCGCGCCCTGTGGGACGGCGTGCTCGCGGGTTAG
- a CDS encoding NADH:flavin oxidoreductase/NADH oxidase, translating to MSSLLFTPLQLRGVTLKNRIAVSPMCQYSCEDGFANDWHFVHLGSRAVGGAGLVLFEASGVTPEGRISPQDLGIYKDEHVAPLARIVKFIHEHGSVAGIQIAHAGRKASKTPPWDGDKAVAPVAGGWVPEAPSAVAFDDQSTIPTALDAAGIQRVIRAFADATDRAKAAGFRVVEIHGAHGYLLHEFLSPLSNQRTDEYGGSYDNRVRLIREVTRAVRQRWPEDLPLFVRLSATDWVEGGWTLDDSIRLARLLKEDGADLIDCSSGAIIPGVKIPAGPSYQVPLSAGVREHAGIATGAVGFIQSAFQAESILRTGQADLVLLARELLRDPYWPLHAAQELHAQVAWPKQYARAQH from the coding sequence GTGAGCAGTCTGCTCTTCACCCCGCTGCAGTTGCGCGGGGTCACCCTCAAGAACCGCATCGCCGTCTCGCCCATGTGTCAGTACTCGTGCGAGGACGGCTTCGCCAACGACTGGCACTTCGTGCACCTGGGCTCGCGGGCCGTGGGCGGCGCGGGGCTCGTCCTCTTCGAGGCCAGCGGCGTCACCCCCGAGGGCCGCATCTCGCCGCAGGACCTGGGCATCTACAAGGACGAGCACGTGGCGCCGCTCGCGCGCATCGTGAAGTTCATCCACGAGCACGGCTCGGTGGCGGGCATCCAGATCGCGCACGCGGGGCGCAAGGCGTCCAAGACGCCGCCCTGGGACGGCGACAAGGCCGTGGCCCCCGTGGCGGGCGGCTGGGTGCCCGAGGCCCCCAGCGCCGTGGCGTTCGATGATCAGTCCACCATTCCCACCGCGCTCGACGCGGCGGGCATCCAGCGCGTCATCCGCGCCTTCGCCGACGCCACCGACCGCGCCAAGGCGGCGGGCTTCCGCGTGGTGGAGATCCACGGCGCGCACGGCTACCTCCTGCACGAGTTCCTCTCCCCGCTGAGCAACCAGCGCACGGACGAGTACGGCGGCTCGTATGACAACCGGGTGCGGCTCATCCGCGAGGTGACGCGCGCGGTGCGCCAGCGCTGGCCGGAGGATCTGCCGCTCTTCGTGCGCCTGTCCGCCACGGACTGGGTGGAGGGAGGCTGGACGCTGGACGACTCCATCCGGCTCGCCCGCCTGCTCAAGGAGGATGGGGCGGACCTCATCGACTGCTCCTCGGGCGCCATCATCCCCGGGGTGAAGATTCCCGCCGGGCCGAGCTACCAGGTGCCCCTGTCCGCGGGCGTCCGGGAGCACGCGGGCATCGCCACGGGCGCGGTGGGCTTCATCCAGTCCGCCTTCCAGGCCGAGAGCATCCTGCGCACCGGTCAGGCGGACCTGGTGCTGCTCGCGCGCGAGCTGTTGCGCGACCCCTACTGGCCCCTGCACGCCGCCCAGGAGCTGCACGCCCAGGTGGCCTGGCCCAAGCAGTACGCGCGCGCACAGCACTGA
- a CDS encoding spinster family MFS transporter, with amino-acid sequence MSRPAAVAGPPSTTASATSTRTYALLILALINLVNYLDRYIVTVALPYIQRDFKLDNTQAGMLGSFFMVVFMLASPISGFLGDRMPRRYLVAAGVLLWSLATGASGLAASFTALMVARACVGIGEAGYGAVAPSIISDLYPREQRTRVLSFFYIAIPVGAAAGYGLGGWLSEAYSWHMAFFVGGVPGLVLGVMALFMPEPERGAMDGPEAQKKLPFLEGLRGLGRNDAFWWTTAGYTLMTFAIGGLAFWLPSFLVNERGLVADKAGFLSGAVTAVAGLSGTVVGGALGDKMDRRRPGGGLRLSGVGLLIAAPLMYFSVQVGSLELMFALVFLAQFFLFLNSGPINAAIVNAVPPAFRAFAMGLNVLFIHMLGDALSPTAIGKLADMRSLGFAIEVNAVPVILGGLALLMASKAFQRQNA; translated from the coding sequence ATGAGCCGCCCCGCCGCCGTGGCCGGACCTCCCTCCACGACCGCCTCCGCCACGAGCACCCGCACCTACGCGCTGCTCATCCTCGCCCTCATCAACCTGGTCAACTACCTCGACCGGTACATCGTCACGGTGGCGCTGCCCTACATCCAGCGCGACTTCAAGCTCGACAACACCCAGGCTGGCATGCTCGGCAGCTTCTTCATGGTGGTGTTCATGCTGGCCTCGCCCATCAGCGGCTTCCTGGGCGACCGCATGCCGCGGCGCTACCTGGTGGCCGCGGGCGTGCTGCTGTGGAGCCTGGCCACGGGCGCCTCGGGGCTGGCGGCGAGCTTCACCGCGCTCATGGTGGCGCGCGCCTGCGTGGGCATCGGCGAGGCCGGCTACGGCGCCGTGGCCCCCTCCATCATCTCCGACCTCTACCCGCGCGAGCAGAGAACGCGCGTGCTGTCGTTCTTCTACATCGCCATCCCCGTGGGCGCCGCGGCGGGCTATGGGCTCGGCGGCTGGCTGAGCGAGGCCTACTCGTGGCACATGGCCTTCTTCGTGGGCGGCGTGCCGGGCCTCGTGCTGGGCGTCATGGCGCTGTTCATGCCCGAGCCCGAGCGCGGCGCCATGGACGGCCCCGAGGCGCAGAAGAAGCTGCCCTTCCTCGAGGGGCTCCGGGGCCTGGGCCGCAACGACGCCTTCTGGTGGACGACGGCGGGCTACACGCTGATGACGTTCGCCATCGGAGGCCTGGCCTTCTGGCTGCCCTCCTTCCTCGTCAACGAGCGCGGCCTCGTGGCGGACAAGGCGGGCTTCCTCTCGGGCGCGGTCACGGCGGTGGCGGGCCTGTCGGGCACCGTGGTGGGCGGCGCGCTGGGGGACAAGATGGACCGACGCCGACCGGGTGGAGGGCTGCGCCTGTCGGGCGTGGGCCTGCTCATCGCCGCGCCGCTCATGTACTTCTCGGTGCAGGTGGGCTCGCTCGAGCTCATGTTCGCGCTCGTGTTCCTGGCGCAGTTCTTCCTGTTCCTCAACAGCGGGCCCATCAACGCGGCCATCGTCAACGCCGTGCCCCCGGCCTTCCGCGCCTTCGCCATGGGGCTCAACGTGCTCTTCATCCACATGCTGGGCGATGCGCTGTCCCCCACGGCCATTGGTAAGCTGGCGGACATGCGCAGCCTCGGCTTCGCCATCGAGGTGAACGCGGTTCCCGTGATTCTGGGGGGACTCGCGTTATTGATGGCGAGCAAGGCGTTCCAGCGACAGAACGCCTGA
- a CDS encoding Ppx/GppA phosphatase family protein, with the protein MPRYATIDVGTNSVLLLVADRQPDGRFHAVQERAEITRLGRGVDKSRRLSPEGMDATLQVLKDFAQEARTLGAEAIAVSATSAARDAQNGAEFLEAARAQAGVTVEIIAGELEAQLSFTSAWADFGRDAKGPLVVVDIGGGSTEFIYGDLSGKVVFRHSYDVGAVRMTERFIHADPPSAEERARVEAHLRESFSTLPPCPPGAQLVGIAGTVTTLFTVQHAIEPYDAARVHGGELTLAELEALADRLSRQPVAERQTLPGLQPKRADVIPAGAFILVESLKALGLERCRVSDRGLRWGLLSHRFGATPS; encoded by the coding sequence ATGCCTCGATACGCCACCATCGACGTGGGGACCAACTCGGTCCTCCTGCTCGTCGCCGACCGTCAACCCGACGGCCGCTTCCACGCCGTCCAGGAGCGCGCGGAGATCACCCGCCTGGGACGCGGCGTGGACAAGAGCCGCCGCCTGTCCCCCGAGGGCATGGACGCCACGCTCCAGGTTCTCAAGGACTTCGCCCAGGAGGCGCGCACGCTCGGCGCGGAGGCCATCGCCGTGTCCGCCACCAGCGCCGCGCGCGACGCCCAGAATGGCGCCGAGTTCCTCGAGGCCGCCCGCGCCCAGGCCGGCGTCACCGTGGAGATCATCGCCGGCGAGCTGGAGGCGCAGCTGTCCTTCACCTCGGCGTGGGCGGACTTCGGCCGCGACGCGAAGGGCCCCCTGGTGGTGGTGGACATCGGCGGAGGCTCCACGGAGTTCATCTACGGGGACCTCTCGGGCAAGGTCGTCTTCCGCCACAGCTACGACGTGGGCGCGGTGCGCATGACCGAGCGCTTCATCCACGCGGACCCTCCCTCGGCCGAGGAGCGCGCGCGCGTGGAGGCCCACCTGCGCGAGAGCTTCTCCACGCTGCCGCCCTGCCCGCCCGGAGCCCAGCTGGTGGGCATCGCCGGCACGGTGACGACGCTCTTCACCGTCCAGCACGCCATCGAGCCCTATGACGCCGCGCGCGTGCACGGCGGGGAGCTCACGCTCGCGGAGCTGGAGGCGCTGGCGGACCGGCTGAGTCGGCAGCCCGTGGCCGAGCGCCAGACGCTGCCCGGGCTGCAGCCCAAGCGCGCGGATGTCATCCCCGCCGGGGCCTTCATCCTGGTGGAGTCCCTCAAGGCCCTGGGTCTCGAGCGCTGCCGGGTCAGTGACCGGGGCCTGCGCTGGGGCCTCTTGTCGCACCGCTTCGGAGCCACCCCCTCATGA
- a CDS encoding aminotransferase class V-fold PLP-dependent enzyme, with protein MDSPPLRAHWSLDPEVTFLNHGSFGACPTRVLEEQSRLRARLEANPVRFLHRELPALAEAARATLGDFVDANPDDLAFLNNATTGVNTVLRSLRFAPGDELLTTDHEYNASRNALDFVAQQWGVKVVVARIPWPTPSAQSVVDAVLAQVTPNTRLLLIDHVTSQTALVMPLASIVRHLRNRGVETLVDGAHAPGQVPVSLRELGVAYYAGNCHKWLCAPKGAAFLYVRRDLQAGIRPLVISHGYNSRREDLSRFRLDFDWTGTDDPTAVLCIPSALQTVGGLVPGGWPEVMARNHALAVSARTLLHQKLGGAPRCPENLMGAMATVALPPGFPTEPSALGLDPLHGRLMDEHQIEVQITPWPRAPQRHVRISAQLYNTHAEYQRLAEALVALLR; from the coding sequence ATGGACAGCCCCCCCCTGCGTGCCCATTGGTCGCTCGATCCCGAGGTGACCTTCCTCAACCACGGCTCCTTCGGCGCCTGCCCCACGCGCGTCTTGGAGGAGCAGTCCCGGCTGCGCGCGCGCCTGGAAGCCAACCCCGTGCGCTTCCTGCACCGCGAGCTGCCCGCGCTCGCCGAGGCCGCCCGCGCGACGCTCGGGGACTTCGTCGACGCCAACCCGGACGACCTGGCCTTCCTCAACAACGCCACCACGGGCGTGAACACCGTGCTGCGCTCGCTGCGCTTCGCGCCCGGTGACGAGCTGCTCACCACGGATCACGAGTACAACGCCTCGCGCAACGCCCTGGACTTCGTGGCCCAGCAGTGGGGCGTGAAGGTGGTGGTGGCCCGGATTCCCTGGCCCACGCCCTCGGCGCAGTCGGTGGTGGACGCGGTGCTCGCCCAGGTCACACCCAACACCCGGCTGCTGCTCATCGACCACGTCACCAGCCAGACGGCGCTCGTGATGCCCCTGGCCTCCATCGTGCGCCACCTGCGCAACCGCGGCGTGGAGACGCTCGTGGACGGGGCCCACGCCCCCGGCCAGGTGCCCGTGTCCCTGCGCGAGCTCGGCGTGGCGTACTACGCCGGCAACTGCCACAAGTGGCTGTGCGCGCCCAAGGGCGCCGCCTTCCTCTACGTGCGCCGCGACCTCCAGGCCGGCATCCGCCCCCTCGTCATCAGCCACGGCTACAACTCGCGGCGCGAGGACCTGTCGCGCTTCCGCCTGGACTTCGACTGGACGGGCACGGACGACCCCACGGCCGTCTTGTGCATCCCCTCGGCCCTCCAGACGGTGGGGGGCCTGGTGCCCGGCGGCTGGCCCGAGGTCATGGCGCGCAACCACGCCCTGGCCGTCTCCGCGCGGACGCTGCTGCACCAGAAGCTCGGCGGCGCGCCGCGCTGCCCGGAGAACCTCATGGGCGCCATGGCCACCGTGGCCCTGCCCCCGGGCTTCCCCACGGAGCCCTCGGCGCTCGGGTTGGATCCCCTGCACGGCCGGCTCATGGACGAGCACCAGATCGAGGTGCAGATCACCCCCTGGCCCCGCGCCCCCCAGCGCCACGTGCGCATCTCCGCCCAGCTCTACAACACGCACGCGGAGTACCAACGGCTCGCGGAAGCTTTGGTGGCGCTGCTGCGCTGA